A genomic segment from Nicotiana tabacum cultivar K326 chromosome 9, ASM71507v2, whole genome shotgun sequence encodes:
- the LOC142163865 gene encoding uncharacterized protein LOC142163865, translating into MGSPWPFAAWGMYVIGPIRPTASNGHHFILVAIDYLTKWVEASTYKAFTKNVVADFVRNNIVCRFGILESIITDNAANLNSDLMREICKKFRTTAIPQPTGHK; encoded by the coding sequence ATGGGTTCACcttggccgttcgccgcttggggcatGTACGTGATTGGACCTATAAGGCCCACCGCATCAAATGGACATCACTTCATCTTGGTAGCTATCGACTATTTAACTAAATGGGTCGAAGCGTCAACTTATAAGGCCTTTACAAAGAATGTAGTGGCAGATTTCGTCCGAAACAACATtgtctgcagatttgggatactAGAGTctatcatcactgacaatgccgcTAACCTCAACAGTGACCTCATGAGAGAAATCTGCAAGAAGTTCAGAACCACCGCAATTCCACAACCTACAGGCCACAAATAA
- the LOC142163866 gene encoding uncharacterized protein LOC142163866: protein MFFDGAANFKGVGIGAVLILKSGQHYPASEKIRFPCTNNMSEYEVCILGIRMTVDMNVKELLVIGDSDLLIHQVQGEWSIKNVKVLLYLHCVKELCKKSTKIEFKQVPKIQNEFADTFATLSSMIQHLDKKYIDPIEVEIRDQHVYCFHVDEEPDGKPWYHDIRKFLATR, encoded by the coding sequence atgtttttcgatggagcagcaaacttcaaaggagtcggAATTGGGGCAGTCCTGATTTTGAAATCTGGACAACACTATCCAGCATCAGAAAAGATAAGGTTCCCTTGTACTAATAATATGTCTGAATATGAAGTGTGCATCCTTGGGATTAGAATGACAGTAGACATGAACGTCAAAGAACTTTTGGTCATAGGGGATTCTGATCTATTGATACACCAAGTCCAAGGGGAATGGTCCATCAAGAATGTCAAGGTACTTTTGTATCTGCACTGCGTGAAGGAGCTATGCAAGAAGTCCACAAAGATTGAGTTCAAGCAGGTCCCCAAGATTCAGAACGAGTTCGCCGACACCTTTgcaaccctatcatctatgattcagcatcTAGACAAGAAATACATCGACCCTATCGAGGTAGAGATCAGGGATCAACATGTTTATTGCTTCCATGTAGATGAAGAACCAGATGGTAAACCATGGTATCACGACATCAGAAAATTCCTTGCAACCAGATAA